From one uncultured Paludibacter sp. genomic stretch:
- a CDS encoding hypothetical protein (Evidence 5 : Unknown function) translates to MPMFDNAIFASFIPQFLMILGFFSCIVAPSLSSKNNSEHLESISATNAITYQVESQSKTKIFSFQEYQKSTKKEVKINLSNYFSPTLETTKIVYPDFIVHWRRFEIISSLFSRPPPISLI, encoded by the coding sequence ATGCCGATGTTTGACAATGCAATATTTGCTTCCTTTATTCCTCAATTTTTAATGATTTTGGGATTTTTTTCGTGCATTGTTGCCCCAAGTTTGTCTTCGAAGAACAATTCAGAACATCTGGAAAGTATTTCCGCAACAAATGCCATAACTTATCAAGTTGAAAGTCAATCGAAAACTAAAATATTTTCTTTCCAAGAATATCAAAAATCCACAAAAAAAGAAGTAAAAATAAATTTATCAAATTACTTCTCTCCCACTCTTGAAACTACAAAAATCGTTTATCCTGATTTTATTGTCCATTGGAGAAGATTTGAAATAATTTCTTCTTTATTTTCACGTCCGCCTCCAATCTCATTAATTTAA
- a CDS encoding hypothetical protein (Evidence 5 : Unknown function), which translates to MIYNKLYTDFEKNTYITKMLSIYTADFRYKNNKFKLMRLEADVKIKKKLFQIFSNGQ; encoded by the coding sequence ATGATTTATAATAAGTTATATACGGATTTTGAAAAAAACACTTATATAACTAAAATGTTAAGCATTTATACCGCGGATTTTAGGTATAAGAATAATAAATTTAAATTAATGAGATTGGAGGCGGACGTGAAAATAAAGAAGAAATTATTTCAAATCTTCTCCAATGGACAATAA
- a CDS encoding conserved exported hypothetical protein (Evidence 4 : Unknown function but conserved in other organisms), giving the protein MRIRFIIIFLILSSTGITIYADDFTTKTDTLSEVVIEASKDKLKLNEIPASVSIISANKIKENNINSLKDLTSNVPNLFMPDYGSKLTSPLYIRGVGSRINAPSVGLYVDNVPYFDKSTFAFDFFDVQRIEVLRGPQGTEYGRNTMGGIINILTKSPWDYQGTHLDLTAGTYGYYGVNAGYYGKTNEKFAYSLALNLLHNDGFFTNQFLNNKVDKLNSYGIRNRLIYKFSDRFSVENIFSFERSNQGGYPYATYNDSTKKANKISYNQYSSYLRNLASDALVFKYITNYFDVKATTSYQYLSDNQKIDQDFTKDSIYFVIQKQKQNMISQEIILNSNKKQKYSWLIGTYGFIQQFNNSVNTNIYTSKKQNDKRYDHIIKGGALFHQSTLNNFLVKNLSLIAGIRMDVETDNLSYKCDTTNTKTAVTSNEADTTYNPLNSFEFLPKVALNYKWDKNNIYAVIARGYKTGGFNSTFERPEDLTFDPEYSWNYEIGVKSSLFNDFLYADLSLFYIDWKNQQIYQTVPSGKGSMLKNAGHSSSKGFETMLKTKTFCGFDLQASYGLTYAKFITFVQNANTDYSGNYIPYVPKHTLSLMAKKTVDFNSDILDKIVFNILYRGAGEIYWNDANSHKQDFYGLLDANISFIRKNFQFDIWGSNLTNNYYEAFYFEIQNLGKKYVQTGKPLQAGVKLSVNF; this is encoded by the coding sequence ATGAGAATTCGTTTTATTATCATTTTTCTCATTCTATCGTCCACAGGAATAACAATTTATGCGGATGATTTTACAACAAAAACCGATACTTTATCCGAAGTAGTTATTGAAGCCAGCAAAGACAAGCTAAAACTGAATGAAATTCCGGCATCGGTTTCTATTATTTCTGCAAATAAAATAAAAGAAAATAACATCAATTCGCTGAAAGATCTTACATCGAATGTTCCCAATCTTTTTATGCCCGATTACGGTTCAAAACTCACATCGCCATTATATATCAGAGGTGTAGGATCACGTATTAATGCTCCTTCTGTAGGACTTTATGTAGATAATGTACCTTATTTTGACAAATCAACTTTTGCATTTGATTTTTTTGATGTGCAACGCATAGAAGTGCTACGCGGTCCACAAGGAACGGAATACGGACGAAATACAATGGGCGGAATAATTAATATTCTTACAAAATCGCCTTGGGATTATCAGGGAACGCATTTAGATTTAACTGCCGGAACGTACGGTTATTATGGTGTGAATGCAGGATATTATGGCAAAACGAATGAAAAGTTTGCGTATTCGCTGGCATTGAATTTACTGCATAATGATGGATTTTTCACCAATCAGTTTTTGAATAATAAAGTGGATAAACTAAATTCTTATGGAATAAGAAATCGGTTGATTTATAAGTTTTCCGACCGTTTTTCGGTAGAAAATATTTTTAGTTTTGAAAGAAGTAATCAAGGTGGATATCCTTACGCAACTTACAACGACAGCACAAAAAAAGCGAACAAAATATCCTATAATCAATACAGTAGTTACTTACGTAATCTTGCCTCAGACGCGCTGGTTTTTAAATACATAACTAATTATTTTGACGTAAAAGCCACCACATCTTATCAATATTTGTCTGATAATCAAAAAATTGATCAGGACTTTACAAAAGATTCCATTTATTTTGTAATACAGAAACAAAAACAAAATATGATTTCACAAGAGATTATATTAAACTCAAATAAAAAACAAAAGTATAGCTGGTTAATTGGAACCTACGGATTCATACAACAATTCAATAATTCGGTAAATACTAACATCTATACTTCTAAAAAACAAAACGATAAACGATACGACCACATTATAAAAGGCGGCGCTTTGTTTCATCAATCTACGTTGAATAATTTCCTTGTGAAAAATTTAAGTCTAATTGCAGGCATTAGGATGGATGTGGAAACCGATAACCTTTCGTATAAATGCGACACAACAAATACAAAAACTGCAGTAACCTCCAATGAGGCTGATACAACATATAATCCTTTAAATTCATTTGAATTTTTGCCAAAAGTGGCATTAAACTACAAATGGGATAAAAATAATATATACGCAGTTATAGCGCGCGGATATAAAACCGGTGGTTTTAATTCCACTTTTGAGCGTCCCGAAGATTTAACTTTTGACCCGGAGTATAGTTGGAATTACGAAATTGGAGTAAAAAGTTCCTTGTTTAACGATTTTTTATATGCTGATTTATCGCTATTTTACATTGATTGGAAAAATCAGCAAATTTATCAAACTGTTCCAAGCGGAAAAGGTTCGATGTTGAAAAATGCCGGACATTCGTCGAGTAAAGGATTTGAAACCATGCTGAAAACAAAAACATTTTGCGGTTTTGACTTGCAAGCAAGCTACGGACTTACGTATGCCAAATTTATCACGTTTGTTCAAAATGCCAATACGGATTATAGTGGAAATTACATTCCTTACGTTCCTAAACACACTCTTTCTTTAATGGCAAAGAAAACCGTTGATTTCAATTCCGATATTTTGGATAAAATCGTCTTCAACATATTATATAGAGGAGCAGGAGAAATTTATTGGAACGATGCAAATTCACATAAACAAGACTTCTATGGATTACTCGATGCGAATATTTCATTTATACGCAAAAATTTTCAATTTGATATTTGGGGCTCAAACCTGACAAATAATTATTATGAGGCATTTTATTTTGAAATCCAAAATCTTGGAAAAAAATACGTACAAACAGGCAAACCTTTACAGGCAGGCGTAAAACTTTCAGTAAATTTTTAA
- a CDS encoding conserved membrane hypothetical protein (Evidence 4 : Unknown function but conserved in other organisms), whose protein sequence is MKEKNWHKFPVLFSLYIAQSIPMSFFSTVVPVIMRQEKYSLQSIGLLQLIKLPWILKFLWAPLVDNRTRSTKNVKQWILFSEIFYAIIIICIAIFDLQTNFKLIVILIVIAFIASGTQDIATDIYAILSLKRSERSIGNSMQSAGSFLGSFLGTGVLLIAYHYFGWTNVLLLLAVFVLLALIPLFLSRKQLSIDNSLKESVSLKDIYHFFNQKNKYKLILVLIFYYAGIIGILTMLKPYLVDLGYNVKEIAFMSGIFGTSMAAISSLLGGFIMKQLGRKRTLFLFLFISLIAALYWLFLSQNVASLVELYIGIGLVWCAYGFSTVAIYTIAMDAVRPGREGTDFTIQIVITHLGSLLISVLSGKIANTYNYTGLFIIEVIICILTFFILWYSIPKKTNYLSKFS, encoded by the coding sequence ATGAAAGAAAAGAATTGGCATAAATTTCCGGTATTATTTAGTTTATACATCGCACAATCCATCCCGATGAGTTTTTTCTCAACGGTGGTTCCTGTTATTATGCGGCAAGAAAAATATTCACTGCAATCCATAGGGTTATTGCAACTAATAAAACTTCCATGGATACTCAAATTTTTATGGGCGCCGTTGGTTGACAATCGTACAAGAAGTACCAAAAATGTAAAACAATGGATTTTGTTTTCGGAGATTTTTTATGCAATTATTATTATCTGCATCGCGATTTTCGACTTGCAAACCAATTTCAAATTGATTGTAATACTGATTGTTATTGCGTTTATCGCTTCAGGAACGCAAGATATTGCTACCGATATTTATGCCATTCTTTCTTTAAAACGTTCCGAGCGAAGTATCGGTAACAGTATGCAATCTGCAGGAAGTTTTTTGGGAAGTTTTTTGGGAACGGGAGTTTTACTCATTGCTTATCATTATTTTGGGTGGACAAACGTATTACTTTTACTTGCAGTGTTTGTTCTGTTGGCGCTTATTCCTCTTTTTCTTTCACGCAAGCAATTGTCTATTGATAATTCTTTAAAAGAAAGTGTGTCGCTAAAAGATATTTATCATTTTTTCAATCAAAAAAACAAGTACAAATTAATTTTAGTATTGATATTTTATTATGCCGGAATTATCGGAATTCTTACAATGTTGAAACCTTATCTGGTTGATTTGGGTTATAACGTAAAAGAAATTGCATTTATGTCGGGTATTTTCGGAACTTCAATGGCTGCAATTTCATCTTTGTTGGGTGGATTTATTATGAAACAATTGGGAAGAAAACGCACGCTGTTTTTGTTTCTCTTCATTAGTCTGATTGCTGCTCTGTATTGGCTGTTCTTATCGCAAAATGTAGCTTCTTTAGTTGAATTATATATCGGAATTGGATTGGTTTGGTGTGCTTATGGATTTTCCACCGTGGCTATTTATACCATTGCAATGGATGCCGTTCGTCCCGGACGCGAAGGAACCGATTTCACCATTCAAATTGTTATTACACATTTAGGCAGTTTATTAATTTCGGTTTTGAGCGGTAAAATTGCGAACACATATAATTATACCGGTTTATTTATAATTGAAGTAATAATTTGTATTTTAACCTTTTTTATTTTATGGTACTCAATTCCGAAAAAAACAAATTATTTGAGTAAATTTAGTTGA
- a CDS encoding Coproporphyrinogen-III oxidase: protein MEISDKLLEKYNVAVPRYTSYPPANYFKDNFSEKEYLTLLDKSNEDNPKNISIYIHIPFCNKICFYCGCNATPKGKGTLVEPYVKALKKEMEMVFEHLDKNRFVSQIHYGGGTPNVLPAETLKEINELIYSSFQLVNNPEIAIECNPAYLTYEYIDTFKAAGFNRFSIGIQDFDNEILKTVNREPSQLPVKDLINYLKKDRKDISVNLDFIYGLPGQTLQSFQKTIEKAVEIRPERLVTFSYAHVPWMMRHQQILEKKGLPTTTEKMDMFKAANRILTNAGYTRLGLDHFVLPDDELSIAYKNQQLHRNFQGYCTRRTTGQVYAFGVSGISQLEKGYIQNKKDVETYISDIEKDILPVQKGYILNDSEKITGKIIEELMCNEKINWKQLADELYLSVEKLKSEVNIDKKILDEFVSDELLIYNENKMEITQKGTFFIRNIVASLDKNLKIQTNTYSKSV, encoded by the coding sequence ATGGAAATCTCCGACAAACTTTTAGAAAAATATAATGTTGCCGTACCACGATACACAAGTTATCCGCCTGCCAATTATTTCAAAGATAATTTTTCAGAAAAGGAATATCTAACCCTGTTGGATAAATCAAACGAGGACAATCCTAAAAATATCTCCATTTATATTCACATTCCGTTTTGTAATAAAATTTGTTTTTACTGCGGATGCAATGCTACGCCCAAAGGCAAAGGAACATTGGTTGAACCTTATGTAAAGGCGCTAAAAAAAGAGATGGAAATGGTATTTGAACATTTGGACAAAAACCGTTTTGTTTCACAAATTCATTACGGAGGCGGAACACCTAATGTATTACCGGCTGAAACATTAAAAGAAATCAACGAATTGATATACAGCAGTTTTCAACTTGTAAACAATCCTGAAATTGCCATTGAATGTAATCCGGCATACTTAACGTACGAGTATATTGACACTTTCAAAGCTGCCGGTTTTAATCGCTTCAGTATTGGAATTCAGGATTTTGATAATGAAATTTTGAAAACTGTAAACCGTGAACCTTCACAATTGCCCGTTAAAGATTTAATTAATTATTTGAAAAAAGATAGGAAAGATATTTCCGTTAATTTGGATTTCATCTATGGATTGCCGGGGCAAACACTCCAATCATTTCAAAAAACAATTGAAAAAGCCGTTGAAATTCGTCCGGAAAGATTGGTAACGTTTTCATACGCTCACGTTCCGTGGATGATGCGTCATCAGCAAATTTTAGAAAAAAAAGGATTGCCCACAACTACGGAAAAAATGGATATGTTTAAAGCTGCCAATAGAATTCTTACAAATGCAGGTTACACCCGCCTTGGACTTGACCATTTTGTGCTTCCCGATGATGAATTGAGTATTGCATATAAAAATCAGCAATTGCACCGTAATTTTCAGGGATATTGTACCCGTCGCACTACAGGACAAGTATATGCGTTCGGGGTTTCAGGCATTAGTCAACTCGAAAAGGGATACATACAAAATAAAAAAGACGTTGAAACTTACATTTCAGATATTGAGAAGGATATTTTACCTGTACAAAAAGGATATATTTTAAACGACAGTGAAAAAATTACCGGAAAAATCATCGAAGAATTGATGTGTAACGAAAAAATCAATTGGAAACAACTTGCCGATGAACTATATTTATCGGTAGAAAAATTAAAATCGGAAGTAAATATTGATAAAAAAATATTGGATGAATTTGTTAGTGATGAGTTGCTTATTTACAATGAAAATAAAATGGAGATTACTCAAAAAGGGACATTTTTTATTAGAAATATCGTAGCATCATTGGATAAAAACTTGAAAATTCAAACAAATACCTACTCAAAATCGGTATAA
- a CDS encoding Protoporphyrinogen oxidase, giving the protein MEKDIIIIGAGLTGLTLAYYLKKAGKNVLLIEKQDKTGGVIQSISENNFTYETGPSTGVIGTLEIAELFEDLTGKCELEVADKSAEKRYILRNGKWTALPSGLFSAIGTLLFTWYDKFRILGEPFRKAGTNPDESIADLVKRRLGKSYLDYAVDPFISGVYAGNPEKLITRFALPKLYKLEQNYGSFIRGSIKKAKEPKPYGAEKITRKVFSVKGGLSSLTDALTREIGNEHIKMGCDNVKVDLQENGYQISFLNSKNEEEKFSTSKVITTVGGYALPELLPFVPEETMEPIKSTAYADVVQVAVGFKKWDVQALDGFGGLVPSKEKRDILGILYPSAIFKGRTPEGGALLSVFMGGSKKPEMLQKINREIEEIVLKEIHSTLGEQLKPDFIKIYRHKNAIAQYDVSTGKRLEAITKIENTYKGLFLAGSIRDGIGMADRVKQAKQLADLLSK; this is encoded by the coding sequence ATGGAAAAAGATATAATCATCATTGGAGCAGGATTAACAGGATTAACTCTCGCCTACTACCTGAAAAAAGCCGGAAAAAATGTGTTGCTTATAGAAAAACAAGACAAAACCGGAGGTGTAATTCAGTCAATTTCTGAAAATAATTTTACTTATGAAACCGGACCAAGCACGGGAGTTATCGGCACACTTGAAATTGCCGAATTATTTGAAGATTTAACCGGGAAATGTGAACTTGAAGTTGCTGATAAATCAGCAGAAAAACGTTATATCTTGAGAAACGGAAAATGGACCGCGCTTCCTTCCGGTTTATTTTCTGCCATCGGAACACTGCTTTTTACTTGGTACGATAAATTCAGAATTTTAGGCGAACCTTTCAGAAAAGCGGGAACAAATCCCGATGAAAGTATTGCTGATTTAGTCAAACGCCGTTTAGGAAAATCGTATCTTGATTATGCTGTAGATCCTTTTATTTCAGGAGTTTATGCCGGAAATCCCGAGAAATTAATCACACGTTTTGCTCTTCCGAAATTATATAAATTGGAACAAAACTACGGAAGTTTCATTCGCGGTTCAATAAAAAAAGCAAAAGAACCGAAACCTTACGGCGCAGAAAAAATTACACGTAAAGTTTTTTCAGTAAAAGGAGGATTGTCGAGTTTAACGGATGCACTGACAAGAGAAATTGGAAATGAACATATAAAAATGGGATGCGACAATGTAAAAGTTGATTTACAAGAAAATGGATATCAAATTTCTTTTCTCAATTCAAAAAACGAAGAAGAAAAATTTTCAACATCAAAAGTAATTACAACCGTTGGAGGTTACGCTCTTCCTGAATTATTACCTTTTGTACCTGAAGAAACGATGGAACCTATAAAATCTACCGCCTATGCCGATGTAGTACAAGTCGCTGTTGGATTTAAAAAATGGGATGTTCAAGCTTTAGACGGTTTTGGAGGTTTGGTTCCCAGCAAAGAAAAACGGGATATTCTCGGCATTCTTTATCCATCGGCTATTTTTAAAGGTCGCACACCTGAAGGCGGAGCATTATTATCGGTATTTATGGGAGGAAGCAAAAAACCTGAAATGTTACAAAAAATCAATAGAGAAATCGAAGAAATTGTATTGAAAGAAATCCATTCCACACTTGGAGAGCAACTTAAGCCCGATTTTATAAAAATCTACCGACATAAAAATGCCATTGCACAATATGATGTTTCTACTGGCAAAAGATTGGAAGCCATCACAAAAATAGAAAATACATATAAGGGATTATTTTTGGCAGGAAGCATTCGCGACGGAATTGGAATGGCCGACCGTGTAAAACAAGCCAAACAATTGGCAGATTTATTGTCAAAATAA
- the hemH gene encoding Ferrochelatase — protein MKKTAILLINVGTPDKPDVKHVRKYLSQFLNDKYVIDLPWLLRKLLVNIIIVPFRAPKSSKMYQELWTKNGSPLLNHLNGLTHKLQKKLSDNYLVMGAMHYGNPTVKSALEKIKTENIENIIVVPLYPQYATSTTESAKKYVLKIIKSCGIKAEVGFIEQFYNEPSFVEAFTEQIKSYQPESYDHIVFSYHGLPVNQVQNIHPENKYSACNCENEFPEHGKRCYKATCYETSRLLAQKLSLPKEKYTVAFQSRLSNNWLEPFTDKILLELLKQGKKKVLVAAPSFVADCLETSYEIVVEYKKLFLNNGGKELVLVESLNDNETWVNSLIQIIKKSI, from the coding sequence ATGAAAAAAACAGCCATATTACTTATCAATGTTGGTACGCCGGACAAGCCCGATGTAAAACACGTAAGAAAATACCTGTCGCAATTTCTTAATGACAAGTACGTGATTGACTTGCCGTGGCTATTACGAAAATTGCTGGTAAATATAATAATTGTACCGTTTCGTGCGCCAAAATCTAGCAAAATGTATCAGGAATTATGGACCAAAAACGGCTCTCCATTGCTCAATCATTTAAATGGTTTAACTCATAAACTTCAAAAGAAACTCTCAGATAATTATTTGGTTATGGGAGCGATGCATTATGGAAATCCTACGGTAAAAAGCGCATTGGAAAAAATAAAAACCGAAAATATCGAAAATATTATTGTTGTTCCGTTGTATCCTCAATATGCTACTTCTACTACGGAATCAGCAAAAAAGTATGTGCTTAAAATCATTAAAAGCTGTGGAATAAAAGCAGAGGTAGGATTTATTGAACAATTTTATAACGAACCTTCTTTTGTTGAAGCTTTTACAGAACAAATAAAATCATATCAACCGGAAAGTTACGACCACATTGTTTTTTCCTATCACGGACTTCCTGTAAACCAAGTACAAAATATTCATCCTGAAAATAAATATTCTGCCTGTAACTGTGAAAATGAATTTCCTGAACACGGAAAACGTTGTTATAAAGCTACTTGTTATGAAACTTCGCGGTTGTTAGCTCAGAAACTATCTCTCCCGAAAGAAAAATACACCGTTGCTTTTCAATCACGCCTTTCAAATAATTGGTTGGAACCCTTTACCGATAAAATTTTACTCGAACTGTTAAAACAAGGAAAAAAGAAAGTCCTCGTCGCGGCTCCTTCTTTCGTTGCAGATTGTTTGGAAACCTCGTATGAAATAGTTGTGGAATATAAAAAACTATTTTTAAATAATGGCGGCAAAGAATTGGTTTTGGTAGAGAGCTTAAATGATAATGAAACGTGGGTAAACTCATTAATACAAATTATCAAAAAATCAATTTGA
- a CDS encoding exported hypothetical protein (Evidence 5 : Unknown function) gives MKKNIILIFVTLLFTNILFAQNDSTLSKSPHQISIEAGYRNVFSMIDRSANPLINSATHGFGGMIDYGWKVSGLNGKKSAVYLTIPLGYNVMFASNSASKNISMLSYGWTVRHELTKKQNKFTPFLGYGLLLNSLSIQGTDGGIMGHQTQFXLGTNLNTSTRLKYFVKLAYSYSSYPRLGDDKRIHFQFIDLRLGVRF, from the coding sequence ATGAAAAAAAATATAATTTTAATTTTTGTTACTCTTCTTTTTACAAACATTCTTTTTGCCCAAAATGACAGCACTTTGAGTAAATCTCCTCATCAAATCAGTATTGAAGCTGGTTATAGAAATGTGTTTTCAATGATTGATCGTTCTGCAAATCCTTTAATAAACAGTGCTACACACGGTTTTGGAGGAATGATTGACTATGGGTGGAAAGTAAGCGGGTTAAACGGTAAAAAATCGGCCGTTTATTTGACGATTCCGCTTGGTTACAATGTGATGTTTGCTTCAAACAGCGCTTCAAAAAACATTTCGATGTTAAGTTACGGTTGGACTGTACGACACGAACTGACAAAAAAACAGAACAAATTTACACCGTTTTTAGGGTATGGTTTACTTTTGAATTCACTCAGCATTCAGGGAACAGATGGAGGAATTATGGGACACCAAACTCAATTTGANCTTGGAACAAATCTNAACACTTCTACTCGATTGAAATATTTTGTAAAACTTGCTTACAGTTATTCATCCTATCCAAGACTGGGCGACGACAAACGAATTCATTTTCAATTTATTGACTTAAGATTAGGTGTAAGATTTTAA
- a CDS encoding conserved hypothetical protein (Evidence 4 : Unknown function but conserved in other organisms), with amino-acid sequence MKLKQIKTTALSKTILVGLFISISYFSLSAQYIDKKFINMSDDIXPSLTKEMRLELVEYYKIGQKDTIKNSFQNDAFVLKYDSINHYIAVKSAENTTFEMKLFSMEKNKMDSTSCIIGVINTVCAPVCSSYIQFFDSKWNKISQDVPKITASDWLINKEEIKDGIKIADVFKSSFIEYHFNNTDNQIIAKNNSMDLLSVEDKVFVNQFVRKDDKIFKIFFTGKEVKISL; translated from the coding sequence ATGAAACTCAAACAAATAAAAACGACAGCATTAAGTAAGACGATTTTAGTGGGGTTATTTATATCCATTTCATATTTTTCTTTAAGTGCACAGTATATAGATAAAAAATTTATAAATATGTCTGATGATATTTTNCCTTCACTAACCAAAGAAATGCGGCTTGAATTGGTAGAATATTATAAAATTGGGCAGAAAGATACAATTAAAAATTCATTTCAGAACGATGCTTTTGTTTTAAAATATGATTCTATAAATCATTATATTGCTGTAAAATCTGCAGAAAACACCACTTTTGAAATGAAATTATTTTCTATGGAAAAAAACAAAATGGACAGTACATCTTGTATTATTGGAGTAATAAATACAGTTTGTGCGCCAGTTTGCAGTTCGTATATTCAGTTTTTTGACAGCAAATGGAATAAAATATCGCAGGACGTTCCTAAAATTACCGCATCGGATTGGTTGATAAATAAAGAGGAAATAAAAGACGGAATAAAAATTGCGGATGTTTTTAAATCATCGTTTATTGAATATCATTTTAATAATACAGACAATCAAATCATAGCGAAAAATAACAGTATGGATTTATTAAGCGTTGAGGATAAAGTGTTTGTAAATCAATTTGTAAGAAAAGACGACAAAATATTCAAAATATTCTTTACAGGAAAAGAAGTGAAAATTAGTTTATAA